A genomic segment from Neodiprion lecontei isolate iyNeoLeco1 chromosome 1, iyNeoLeco1.1, whole genome shotgun sequence encodes:
- the LOC107226388 gene encoding uncharacterized protein LOC107226388 isoform X1, with protein sequence MSVLNQSGEDAVECPLCMEPLEVDDLNFYPCTCGYQICRFCWHRIRTDENGLCPACRKAYPENPADFKPLTKEEIARLKAEKRLKDQQRKQRVTENRKHLANVRVVQKNLVFVVGLPMRLADADVLKRHEYFGKFGKIHKVVINQSTSYAGSQGPSASAYVTYQRQEDALRAIEAVNNIVVDGRTVKTSLGTTKYCSHFMRNQACPKPDCMYLHDFGDQEASFTKEEMHQGKHQEYERKLVQSLHAHASAIQRKPTPSPPVTGSTVRENGTVNTQTKEAWPSLQPGQTNSTQTNSKEPSPPVHTPVQQSNGTNGSVSIQQNHPAVTINQQNNNNKGEGGLSRRGKSNSESKAQAARNKHKNSQNKEKHGVRTSSRSESNSTNGQTSLQTQSNMQKESLDSSVDSVSENTQMSSCRSKMDQHNTQSKDQNPSEFQNDEPKINGVFENGERSQSESESDPPREGSTPASTVSSTEDSTNLNAGLVDSEEIGSVAVLGTSPASTTSSQDGSQQLPPGIRVHNGGSQIQLNHRSIFQTDNNSFFSSNTFQKVSSTVSTPPTSQTGSTNLDWMSTGLVSIPDSLPTVHSSEDWQAAFGFQPEPSQTNLPTHKPSPSSSPGVSFNPEEFIDGEVFTNSRYATLAENATVFATNFLTDSPASKFMADFQQNSLRQRLVMQAQQNQENCDYIKQNGQTSLDDLNKHHSEVNTEIKADDDLGFDPFHETQKALAELMENEMLQHQRLFQQQQQQQQQLREREEQSRVQQQSLVSLGQQHFPQVAHIAHLQQQAQHMQNLQALQQSHSLLSRLPPNLLPPSGTQSPAPTAATSTNLGQRSRLPPPGFPGSAPNHMNSFGLGIPRPAPTNNVLSELLMSAGSKILPFMSHSSGVLLTGAQTPQQNTFLPNGGPLLRSQGVGKCAGDAVYNLKDWCEVGSPQQQYHQQLLHQKTGWNNIGPNADWTSIDPAIVSSSRPVPFQATATWQFPHVQSPHTSSHTTQQEQNQPQHWAMQPPPGFTAPSSSAPHNGQQPSSGTQSHSKLISAGSEIENL encoded by the exons ATGTCGGTTTTGAATCAAAGTGGAGAAGATGCGGTTGAATGTCCGCTATGCATGGAACCGTTGGAGGTGGACGATCTGAACTTTTATCCGTGCACATGTGGTTACCAAATTTGCCGTTTTTGCTGGCACAGAATCCGTACTGATGAAAATGGTTTATGTCCTGCTTGTCGGAAAGCATATCCTGAAAACCCTGCAGACTTTAAGCCTCTAACTAAGGAAGAAATAGCAAG GTTGAAGGCGGAGAAAAGACTGAAAGACCAGCAGCGAAAACAACGTGTAACTGAGAACAGGAAACATCTTGCAAACGTTCGGGTGGTGCAAAAAAAtcttgtttttgttgttggttTGCCAATGCGGCTGGCAGATGCTGAC GTTCTTAAGCGACACGAGTACTTTGGGAAGTTTGGGAAGATTCACAAAGTTGTAATAAATCAAAGTACCTCTTATGCAGGGTCTCAGGGTCCTAGTGCATCGGCGTATGTTACGTATCAA CGACAAGAAGATGCGTTGCGTGCTATAGAAGCAGTAAATAATATAGTAGTTGATGGGCGGACGGTCAAAACGTCACTAGGGACCACAAAGTACTGTTCGCATTTCATGCGTAATCAGGCATGTCCGAAACCAGATTGTATGTACCTTCATGACTTTGGTGACCAGGAAGCTTCTTTTACAAAGGAAGAAATGCATCAAGGCAAACACCAGGAGTATGAGCGTAAACTTGTACAGTCGTTACACGCCCATGCATCTGCAATACaacg AAAACCAACGCCATCGCCACCAGTGACAGGTAGCACAGTTCGCGAGAATGGTACAGTGAATACACAAACAAAAGAAGCATGGCCTTCGTTACAACCTGGGCAGACAAATA GCACACAAACAAATAGTAAAGAACCATCTCCACCTGTGCATACGCCGGTGCAACAATCTAATGGCACAAACGGAAGTGTAAGCATACAGCAAAATCACCCAGCTGTCACGATAAATCaacaaaataacaacaacaaagGCGAAGGAGGTCTGAGTCGTAGAGGAAAAAGTAATAGTGAAAGTAAAGCACAGGCTGCACGCAACAAACACAAAAACTCacagaataaagaaaaacatgGAGTACGGACAAGTTCTCGGTCTGAATCAAATTCAACAAATGGTCAAACTAGTTTACAGACGCAGAGTAACATGCAAAAGGAGTCTCTCGATTCTTCGGTCGATTCAGTTAGTGAAAATACACAAATGTCGAGCTGTAGGAGTAAAATGGATCAACACAATACACAAAGTAAGGATCAAAATCCATCGGAATTCCAGAACGACGAACCAAAGATTAATGGTGTCTTTGAAAATGGTGAAAGAAGTCAATCTGAGAGCGAAAGTGATCCTCCAAGGGAAGGCAGTACGCCAGCTAGTACTGTTTCAAGCACAGAAGATTCTACAAATCTCAATGCAGGGTTAGTGGATTCCGAAGAAATTGGCAGTGTAGCTGTGTTAG GTACATCACCAGCAAGCACGACTTCATCTCAGGATGGCTCACAGCAACTGCCCCCTGGTATCCGTGTGCATAATGGCGGGTCGCAAATACAACTGAATCATCGATCCATCTTTCAAACGGATAACAACAGCTTTTTTAGTTCGAATACATTTCAGAAAGTATCATCTACTGTATCTACGCCACCAACGTCACAAACCG GGAGCACAAATTTAGATTGGATGAGTACGGGATTGGTATCGATACCTGATTCCCTACCTACTGTCCACTCTAGTGAAGATTGGCAAGCTGCGTTTGGATTTCAACCCGAACCTTCTCAGACAAATCTCCCCACACATAAGCCAAGCCCGTCTAGTTCACCAGGTGTCTCTTTCAATCCCGAGGAATTTATTGATGGAGAAGTCTTCACTAATTCGAGATATGCTACTTTGGCTGAAAATGCAACTGTATTTGCTACAAATTTTCTCACAGATTCACCAGCATCGAAGTTTATGGctgattttcaacaaaattcgtTGAGACAGAGGCTTGTAATGCAg GCGCAACAAAATCAAGAAAATTGTGATTACATAAAACAAAACGGTCAGACGTCGTTGGATGACTTAAATAAACATCATAGTGAAGTAAATACAGAGATAAAGGCTGATGATGATTTGGGTTTCGATCCTTTTCATGAGACTCAAAAAGCATTAGCAGAATTGATGGAAAATGAAATGCTGCAGCACCAGAGACTGTttcagcaacagcagcaacaacaacaacagctaAGAGAACGAGAAGAACAAAGCAGAGTGCAACAACAAAGCCTTGTGAGCTTAGGCCAACAACACTTCCCCCAG GTGGCACACATTGCTCATTTGCAACAACAAGCACAACATATGCAGAACCTTCAAGCATTGCAGCAATCACATTCCCTGTTATCTCGACTCCCACCAAATTTGTTACCGCCTAGCGGTACTCAAAGCCCTGCACCTACGGCAGCTACATCAACCAATCTTGGACAGCGCAGTCGTCTACCACCACCAGGCTTTCCAGGTTCGGCTCCAAATCACATGAACTCCTTTGGTTTGGGTATACCGCGACCGGCTCCCACAAACAATGTTCTTTccg AGTTGCTTATGTCTGCAGGTAGTAAGATACTGCCATTCATGAGTCACTCATCTGGGGTATTGTTAACTGGTGCCCAAACTCCACAGCAAAATACTTTTCTGCCCAATGGTGGCCCGCTACTTCGTTCCCAAG GCGTTGGTAAATGTGCCGGCGATGCTGTGTATAACTTAAAAGATTGGTGCGAAGTGGGCAGTCCACAACAGCAATACCACCAACAGCTTCTACACCAAAAGACAGGGTGGAATAACATCGGACCAAATGCTGACTGGACTTCAATTGATCCAGCTATTGTTAGCTCATCTAGACCAGTCCCTTTCCAGGCGACAGCTACTTGGCAATTCCCTCACGTTCAGTCTCCGCACACATCATCTCATACAACACAACAG GAGCAGAACCAGCCCCAACACTGGGCAATGCAACCACCACCAGGTTTTACTGCGCCATCGTCTTCGGCGCCACACAATGGTCAGCAACCAAGCTCAGGGACACAATCGCATTCTAAACTTATTTCTGCCGGATCTGAGATTGAAA ACTTGTAA
- the LOC107226388 gene encoding uncharacterized protein LOC107226388 isoform X2, translating to MSVLNQSGEDAVECPLCMEPLEVDDLNFYPCTCGYQICRFCWHRIRTDENGLCPACRKAYPENPADFKPLTKEEIARLKAEKRLKDQQRKQRVTENRKHLANVRVVQKNLVFVVGLPMRLADADVLKRHEYFGKFGKIHKVVINQSTSYAGSQGPSASAYVTYQRQEDALRAIEAVNNIVVDGRTVKTSLGTTKYCSHFMRNQACPKPDCMYLHDFGDQEASFTKEEMHQGKHQEYERKLVQSLHAHASAIQRKPTPSPPVTGSTVRENGTVNTQTKEAWPSLQPGQTNSTQTNSKEPSPPVHTPVQQSNGTNGSVSIQQNHPAVTINQQNNNNKGEGGLSRRGKSNSESKAQAARNKHKNSQNKEKHGVRTSSRSESNSTNGQTSLQTQSNMQKESLDSSVDSVSENTQMSSCRSKMDQHNTQSKDQNPSEFQNDEPKINGVFENGERSQSESESDPPREGSTPASTVSSTEDSTNLNAGLVDSEEIGSVAVLGTSPASTTSSQDGSQQLPPGIRVHNGGSQIQLNHRSIFQTDNNSFFSSNTFQKVSSTVSTPPTSQTGSTNLDWMSTGLVSIPDSLPTVHSSEDWQAAFGFQPEPSQTNLPTHKPSPSSSPGVSFNPEEFIDGEVFTNSRYATLAENATVFATNFLTDSPASKFMADFQQNSLRQRLVMQAQQNQENCDYIKQNGQTSLDDLNKHHSEVNTEIKADDDLGFDPFHETQKALAELMENEMLQHQRLFQQQQQQQQQLREREEQSRVQQQSLVSLGQQHFPQVAHIAHLQQQAQHMQNLQALQQSHSLLSRLPPNLLPPSGTQSPAPTAATSTNLGQRSRLPPPGFPGSAPNHMNSFGLGIPRPAPTNNVLSGSKILPFMSHSSGVLLTGAQTPQQNTFLPNGGPLLRSQGVGKCAGDAVYNLKDWCEVGSPQQQYHQQLLHQKTGWNNIGPNADWTSIDPAIVSSSRPVPFQATATWQFPHVQSPHTSSHTTQQEQNQPQHWAMQPPPGFTAPSSSAPHNGQQPSSGTQSHSKLISAGSEIENL from the exons ATGTCGGTTTTGAATCAAAGTGGAGAAGATGCGGTTGAATGTCCGCTATGCATGGAACCGTTGGAGGTGGACGATCTGAACTTTTATCCGTGCACATGTGGTTACCAAATTTGCCGTTTTTGCTGGCACAGAATCCGTACTGATGAAAATGGTTTATGTCCTGCTTGTCGGAAAGCATATCCTGAAAACCCTGCAGACTTTAAGCCTCTAACTAAGGAAGAAATAGCAAG GTTGAAGGCGGAGAAAAGACTGAAAGACCAGCAGCGAAAACAACGTGTAACTGAGAACAGGAAACATCTTGCAAACGTTCGGGTGGTGCAAAAAAAtcttgtttttgttgttggttTGCCAATGCGGCTGGCAGATGCTGAC GTTCTTAAGCGACACGAGTACTTTGGGAAGTTTGGGAAGATTCACAAAGTTGTAATAAATCAAAGTACCTCTTATGCAGGGTCTCAGGGTCCTAGTGCATCGGCGTATGTTACGTATCAA CGACAAGAAGATGCGTTGCGTGCTATAGAAGCAGTAAATAATATAGTAGTTGATGGGCGGACGGTCAAAACGTCACTAGGGACCACAAAGTACTGTTCGCATTTCATGCGTAATCAGGCATGTCCGAAACCAGATTGTATGTACCTTCATGACTTTGGTGACCAGGAAGCTTCTTTTACAAAGGAAGAAATGCATCAAGGCAAACACCAGGAGTATGAGCGTAAACTTGTACAGTCGTTACACGCCCATGCATCTGCAATACaacg AAAACCAACGCCATCGCCACCAGTGACAGGTAGCACAGTTCGCGAGAATGGTACAGTGAATACACAAACAAAAGAAGCATGGCCTTCGTTACAACCTGGGCAGACAAATA GCACACAAACAAATAGTAAAGAACCATCTCCACCTGTGCATACGCCGGTGCAACAATCTAATGGCACAAACGGAAGTGTAAGCATACAGCAAAATCACCCAGCTGTCACGATAAATCaacaaaataacaacaacaaagGCGAAGGAGGTCTGAGTCGTAGAGGAAAAAGTAATAGTGAAAGTAAAGCACAGGCTGCACGCAACAAACACAAAAACTCacagaataaagaaaaacatgGAGTACGGACAAGTTCTCGGTCTGAATCAAATTCAACAAATGGTCAAACTAGTTTACAGACGCAGAGTAACATGCAAAAGGAGTCTCTCGATTCTTCGGTCGATTCAGTTAGTGAAAATACACAAATGTCGAGCTGTAGGAGTAAAATGGATCAACACAATACACAAAGTAAGGATCAAAATCCATCGGAATTCCAGAACGACGAACCAAAGATTAATGGTGTCTTTGAAAATGGTGAAAGAAGTCAATCTGAGAGCGAAAGTGATCCTCCAAGGGAAGGCAGTACGCCAGCTAGTACTGTTTCAAGCACAGAAGATTCTACAAATCTCAATGCAGGGTTAGTGGATTCCGAAGAAATTGGCAGTGTAGCTGTGTTAG GTACATCACCAGCAAGCACGACTTCATCTCAGGATGGCTCACAGCAACTGCCCCCTGGTATCCGTGTGCATAATGGCGGGTCGCAAATACAACTGAATCATCGATCCATCTTTCAAACGGATAACAACAGCTTTTTTAGTTCGAATACATTTCAGAAAGTATCATCTACTGTATCTACGCCACCAACGTCACAAACCG GGAGCACAAATTTAGATTGGATGAGTACGGGATTGGTATCGATACCTGATTCCCTACCTACTGTCCACTCTAGTGAAGATTGGCAAGCTGCGTTTGGATTTCAACCCGAACCTTCTCAGACAAATCTCCCCACACATAAGCCAAGCCCGTCTAGTTCACCAGGTGTCTCTTTCAATCCCGAGGAATTTATTGATGGAGAAGTCTTCACTAATTCGAGATATGCTACTTTGGCTGAAAATGCAACTGTATTTGCTACAAATTTTCTCACAGATTCACCAGCATCGAAGTTTATGGctgattttcaacaaaattcgtTGAGACAGAGGCTTGTAATGCAg GCGCAACAAAATCAAGAAAATTGTGATTACATAAAACAAAACGGTCAGACGTCGTTGGATGACTTAAATAAACATCATAGTGAAGTAAATACAGAGATAAAGGCTGATGATGATTTGGGTTTCGATCCTTTTCATGAGACTCAAAAAGCATTAGCAGAATTGATGGAAAATGAAATGCTGCAGCACCAGAGACTGTttcagcaacagcagcaacaacaacaacagctaAGAGAACGAGAAGAACAAAGCAGAGTGCAACAACAAAGCCTTGTGAGCTTAGGCCAACAACACTTCCCCCAG GTGGCACACATTGCTCATTTGCAACAACAAGCACAACATATGCAGAACCTTCAAGCATTGCAGCAATCACATTCCCTGTTATCTCGACTCCCACCAAATTTGTTACCGCCTAGCGGTACTCAAAGCCCTGCACCTACGGCAGCTACATCAACCAATCTTGGACAGCGCAGTCGTCTACCACCACCAGGCTTTCCAGGTTCGGCTCCAAATCACATGAACTCCTTTGGTTTGGGTATACCGCGACCGGCTCCCACAAACAATGTTCTTTccg GTAGTAAGATACTGCCATTCATGAGTCACTCATCTGGGGTATTGTTAACTGGTGCCCAAACTCCACAGCAAAATACTTTTCTGCCCAATGGTGGCCCGCTACTTCGTTCCCAAG GCGTTGGTAAATGTGCCGGCGATGCTGTGTATAACTTAAAAGATTGGTGCGAAGTGGGCAGTCCACAACAGCAATACCACCAACAGCTTCTACACCAAAAGACAGGGTGGAATAACATCGGACCAAATGCTGACTGGACTTCAATTGATCCAGCTATTGTTAGCTCATCTAGACCAGTCCCTTTCCAGGCGACAGCTACTTGGCAATTCCCTCACGTTCAGTCTCCGCACACATCATCTCATACAACACAACAG GAGCAGAACCAGCCCCAACACTGGGCAATGCAACCACCACCAGGTTTTACTGCGCCATCGTCTTCGGCGCCACACAATGGTCAGCAACCAAGCTCAGGGACACAATCGCATTCTAAACTTATTTCTGCCGGATCTGAGATTGAAA ACTTGTAA
- the LOC107226388 gene encoding uncharacterized protein LOC107226388 isoform X3, whose product MSVLNQSGEDAVECPLCMEPLEVDDLNFYPCTCGYQICRFCWHRIRTDENGLCPACRKAYPENPADFKPLTKEEIARLKAEKRLKDQQRKQRVTENRKHLANVRVVQKNLVFVVGLPMRLADADVLKRHEYFGKFGKIHKVVINQSTSYAGSQGPSASAYVTYQRQEDALRAIEAVNNIVVDGRTVKTSLGTTKYCSHFMRNQACPKPDCMYLHDFGDQEASFTKEEMHQGKHQEYERKLVQSLHAHASAIQRKPTPSPPVTGSTVRENGTVNTQTKEAWPSLQPGQTNSTQTNSKEPSPPVHTPVQQSNGTNGSVSIQQNHPAVTINQQNNNNKGEGGLSRRGKSNSESKAQAARNKHKNSQNKEKHGVRTSSRSESNSTNGQTSLQTQSNMQKESLDSSVDSVSENTQMSSCRSKMDQHNTQSKDQNPSEFQNDEPKINGVFENGERSQSESESDPPREGSTPASTVSSTEDSTNLNAGLVDSEEIGSVAVLGTSPASTTSSQDGSQQLPPGIRVHNGGSQIQLNHRSIFQTDNNSFFSSNTFQKVSSTVSTPPTSQTGSTNLDWMSTGLVSIPDSLPTVHSSEDWQAAFGFQPEPSQTNLPTHKPSPSSSPGVSFNPEEFIDGEVFTNSRYATLAENATVFATNFLTDSPASKFMADFQQNSLRQRLVMQAQQNQENCDYIKQNGQTSLDDLNKHHSEVNTEIKADDDLGFDPFHETQKALAELMENEMLQHQRLFQQQQQQQQQLREREEQSRVQQQSLVSLGQQHFPQVAHIAHLQQQAQHMQNLQALQQSHSLLSRLPPNLLPPSGTQSPAPTAATSTNLGQRSRLPPPGFPELLMSAGSKILPFMSHSSGVLLTGAQTPQQNTFLPNGGPLLRSQGVGKCAGDAVYNLKDWCEVGSPQQQYHQQLLHQKTGWNNIGPNADWTSIDPAIVSSSRPVPFQATATWQFPHVQSPHTSSHTTQQEQNQPQHWAMQPPPGFTAPSSSAPHNGQQPSSGTQSHSKLISAGSEIENL is encoded by the exons ATGTCGGTTTTGAATCAAAGTGGAGAAGATGCGGTTGAATGTCCGCTATGCATGGAACCGTTGGAGGTGGACGATCTGAACTTTTATCCGTGCACATGTGGTTACCAAATTTGCCGTTTTTGCTGGCACAGAATCCGTACTGATGAAAATGGTTTATGTCCTGCTTGTCGGAAAGCATATCCTGAAAACCCTGCAGACTTTAAGCCTCTAACTAAGGAAGAAATAGCAAG GTTGAAGGCGGAGAAAAGACTGAAAGACCAGCAGCGAAAACAACGTGTAACTGAGAACAGGAAACATCTTGCAAACGTTCGGGTGGTGCAAAAAAAtcttgtttttgttgttggttTGCCAATGCGGCTGGCAGATGCTGAC GTTCTTAAGCGACACGAGTACTTTGGGAAGTTTGGGAAGATTCACAAAGTTGTAATAAATCAAAGTACCTCTTATGCAGGGTCTCAGGGTCCTAGTGCATCGGCGTATGTTACGTATCAA CGACAAGAAGATGCGTTGCGTGCTATAGAAGCAGTAAATAATATAGTAGTTGATGGGCGGACGGTCAAAACGTCACTAGGGACCACAAAGTACTGTTCGCATTTCATGCGTAATCAGGCATGTCCGAAACCAGATTGTATGTACCTTCATGACTTTGGTGACCAGGAAGCTTCTTTTACAAAGGAAGAAATGCATCAAGGCAAACACCAGGAGTATGAGCGTAAACTTGTACAGTCGTTACACGCCCATGCATCTGCAATACaacg AAAACCAACGCCATCGCCACCAGTGACAGGTAGCACAGTTCGCGAGAATGGTACAGTGAATACACAAACAAAAGAAGCATGGCCTTCGTTACAACCTGGGCAGACAAATA GCACACAAACAAATAGTAAAGAACCATCTCCACCTGTGCATACGCCGGTGCAACAATCTAATGGCACAAACGGAAGTGTAAGCATACAGCAAAATCACCCAGCTGTCACGATAAATCaacaaaataacaacaacaaagGCGAAGGAGGTCTGAGTCGTAGAGGAAAAAGTAATAGTGAAAGTAAAGCACAGGCTGCACGCAACAAACACAAAAACTCacagaataaagaaaaacatgGAGTACGGACAAGTTCTCGGTCTGAATCAAATTCAACAAATGGTCAAACTAGTTTACAGACGCAGAGTAACATGCAAAAGGAGTCTCTCGATTCTTCGGTCGATTCAGTTAGTGAAAATACACAAATGTCGAGCTGTAGGAGTAAAATGGATCAACACAATACACAAAGTAAGGATCAAAATCCATCGGAATTCCAGAACGACGAACCAAAGATTAATGGTGTCTTTGAAAATGGTGAAAGAAGTCAATCTGAGAGCGAAAGTGATCCTCCAAGGGAAGGCAGTACGCCAGCTAGTACTGTTTCAAGCACAGAAGATTCTACAAATCTCAATGCAGGGTTAGTGGATTCCGAAGAAATTGGCAGTGTAGCTGTGTTAG GTACATCACCAGCAAGCACGACTTCATCTCAGGATGGCTCACAGCAACTGCCCCCTGGTATCCGTGTGCATAATGGCGGGTCGCAAATACAACTGAATCATCGATCCATCTTTCAAACGGATAACAACAGCTTTTTTAGTTCGAATACATTTCAGAAAGTATCATCTACTGTATCTACGCCACCAACGTCACAAACCG GGAGCACAAATTTAGATTGGATGAGTACGGGATTGGTATCGATACCTGATTCCCTACCTACTGTCCACTCTAGTGAAGATTGGCAAGCTGCGTTTGGATTTCAACCCGAACCTTCTCAGACAAATCTCCCCACACATAAGCCAAGCCCGTCTAGTTCACCAGGTGTCTCTTTCAATCCCGAGGAATTTATTGATGGAGAAGTCTTCACTAATTCGAGATATGCTACTTTGGCTGAAAATGCAACTGTATTTGCTACAAATTTTCTCACAGATTCACCAGCATCGAAGTTTATGGctgattttcaacaaaattcgtTGAGACAGAGGCTTGTAATGCAg GCGCAACAAAATCAAGAAAATTGTGATTACATAAAACAAAACGGTCAGACGTCGTTGGATGACTTAAATAAACATCATAGTGAAGTAAATACAGAGATAAAGGCTGATGATGATTTGGGTTTCGATCCTTTTCATGAGACTCAAAAAGCATTAGCAGAATTGATGGAAAATGAAATGCTGCAGCACCAGAGACTGTttcagcaacagcagcaacaacaacaacagctaAGAGAACGAGAAGAACAAAGCAGAGTGCAACAACAAAGCCTTGTGAGCTTAGGCCAACAACACTTCCCCCAG GTGGCACACATTGCTCATTTGCAACAACAAGCACAACATATGCAGAACCTTCAAGCATTGCAGCAATCACATTCCCTGTTATCTCGACTCCCACCAAATTTGTTACCGCCTAGCGGTACTCAAAGCCCTGCACCTACGGCAGCTACATCAACCAATCTTGGACAGCGCAGTCGTCTACCACCACCAGGCTTTCCAG AGTTGCTTATGTCTGCAGGTAGTAAGATACTGCCATTCATGAGTCACTCATCTGGGGTATTGTTAACTGGTGCCCAAACTCCACAGCAAAATACTTTTCTGCCCAATGGTGGCCCGCTACTTCGTTCCCAAG GCGTTGGTAAATGTGCCGGCGATGCTGTGTATAACTTAAAAGATTGGTGCGAAGTGGGCAGTCCACAACAGCAATACCACCAACAGCTTCTACACCAAAAGACAGGGTGGAATAACATCGGACCAAATGCTGACTGGACTTCAATTGATCCAGCTATTGTTAGCTCATCTAGACCAGTCCCTTTCCAGGCGACAGCTACTTGGCAATTCCCTCACGTTCAGTCTCCGCACACATCATCTCATACAACACAACAG GAGCAGAACCAGCCCCAACACTGGGCAATGCAACCACCACCAGGTTTTACTGCGCCATCGTCTTCGGCGCCACACAATGGTCAGCAACCAAGCTCAGGGACACAATCGCATTCTAAACTTATTTCTGCCGGATCTGAGATTGAAA ACTTGTAA